The nucleotide sequence CGCCTCGCCGCGCCGATCGCCCCCTCCAGCTTCGGTGCGATCCACCGGAGATTCCGACCCAGTGGGCGAACCGGAACCTTGGCCGTCACCGCGCCCCCGGATTCCCGACGCCGACCGGTCGTAACGCTGGCTGATTTCGTTGGCCATACGAATCAATCGATACATCCCCAGTGCAAACCCCAACAACACACCGGCAACAGCCAGCCAAGGCGTCTGCCATCCGATCGACCGATCCGCCAAGTAGCCGATCGCACCAAACCCCAAGGCACCACCGGCCAGCTCCACGCCGACCCCGGCCAGACGCCGAGTCGCGGGCGAAAGAAACATTCCCATCACAGGCACCTTCCGGAATTCCGGAACGATCCCCCCGGGCCCCAACAATTGCCGCCCCAGCAGTTTCGGCGTAGCAGTCTCATACGACACCCTTGACGACATTCTTGAACAAATCGCGGCGGACCGCACCGACCAAAACCAGACACCACCCCAACGGGGCAAAAGGGTCCGCATGACATGAATAAACGGGGAAAATCTGTCCGACTTATGCCGCCTGGGCAACCCTCCAGCGGGGAAACTGGAGTTCCCATCGCGGTTTTGAACATCTCAACCCTAGACCAATCCATCTCCCCTTGGCATAATGTCACAGGTATCGATTATCCCGTTAAAAGGGGTCGTCGACCAGCCTCCCTCCTTCAAATCCTGCCGTTCTCGTCGCCCCTGCCCACCTTGCGACGAACATCCAAACCGCCATGGCAGCCGCCCCTGCAGCGGGCCGGTTGTATACATCCAGGAGACCGACGCCGTGATCACAACAGCCGACTTAAAAGCCCAGACACGACGTGAATTGGCCGATCTGGCGAAGAATTACGGGATCAGCGGTTGGCACGGGATGCGGAAGCACGAACTGGTCACAGCGATCGAAAAGATGCAACGCTCGCTTCGCCGCAGCGGAAACGCTTCGAAAGCCAAGACGGAGTCGCGGTCCGCCAAGTCGATGGCTCCTAACCGGACGAAATCAACCACCACCAAAGTAAAATCGACCTCCAAGAAACGTCGCACGGGCACCCAAGGGCGTGTGGCTGAAATGAAACCGCCACGTGTGTCACCCAAGACCGCGAGAATTCGGGCTCAGATCCGCAAGCGACGTGAATCGGTTCAACGCAACCGCGACTTGTCCACCGGCACCCTGGTCGGCGGCGCCGCCCTGAAAAACGGTGCCCAACGCACCCGCGGCGACGAACCGCATCAAGATCGCGTCGTGCTGCTGGTGCGTGACGCTTTCTGGCTGCAGGCCAGCTGGGAAATCACCCGCGCCAGCGTCCAGCGTGCTCAATCCGCCTTGGCCGAACGCTGGCACACCGCGGTCCCAACCCTGCGTTTGCTGACCGTCGGAGACGTGTCATCCAACCGTGCCGAGAGCATCGAACGCGACATCCAAATCCACGGCGGCGTGAACACGTGGTACATCGACGTCGACGAACCGCCGTCGCGTTTCCGCGTGATGGTCGGTTATCTGGCCGACAACGGCGAATTCTTCTCACTGTGCCGCAGCAACATCGTTGAAACCCCCAAGCCGGGCGAATGCGAACGACTGGACGAACACTGGTCGGACATCGCCGAAGATTACGAGCGGATCTATTCGCTGAGCGGTGGCTACGACACCGACGGTGGCGACCTGCGGGAGATGTTCGAAGAACGGCTGCAACGCACCATGCCCCAACGCGGCGAAAACGGCCTGACCGCCGAACCCACACTCCTGCGTGAAAACCGGTTGCCGTTCAAGGTCGACGCCGAAATGATCGTCTTCGGCAGCACGTCGCCGACCGCTTCGGTGATGATCGGTGGCAACCCCGTCAAACTGCAAGCCGACGGCTCGTTCACCGTCCGCCTGAAGATGCCCGATAAGCGTCAAGTTCTGCCGGTGACCGCTGAAAGCCGTGACGGATCCCGTCAACGCACCACCGTGATCGCGGTCGAACGAAACACCAAGACGATGGAAACGGTCGACTTTGAAGACAAGATCTGATCGGGTCGGCCAAGCGTTTCAAACCGCAGCAGCATCAACGCCGCAGACGATTTGCGGCTCTGTTCCCGCCACTGGTCTCCGCAGCGCCCCGTAACGCCACGTTGGTCGTGGATTGATCGGGCGAGGGCGGTGGAATCTCAAAAGCACTGAATTCTGCGAACACCGGCAAGTGATCACTGATCGCCTTGGCTTGTTCGCTGGTGATGCCCAAGTCGTTGACGAAGTCGACCACACCGGCTCGCCCCGGAATGAATTCCTGCATCGTATAGCGGTCGATCAAGATGTGATCGTACGTTTTGTTGCGTGCGGTATTGGTCGTCAGACCACCGGCCAGGCTTGCGATCCCCGGGATCTGCCCCATTTCGCCCAGATTCGGGACGTCCACGTTCAGGTCCCCGACCAGCATGTAATCATCTTCGCCGTGCTGGCTGTATTCCCAGCTGCGGATGTTATTGAACACATCATCCAGAACGTTCATTTCATTGGTGCGGGAATCCCCACGAACCTCATCCGGATCGGTGTGCATGTTGATCATCGTGAACCGAAACGGTTGCCGGGTCTGATTCGGTAATGGTCGAACCTGAAACGAGGCGACCATGGGTTCGCGATGCAGGAAATCCGATTCGCTGTTGGGCTCGCCGTCTTGGACGACGTACTGGCTGTCGGGCACCAACGCGATTCGGCGGTCGTCCCAGACGAACGCGTAGTGTTCCTTTTGA is from Crateriforma conspicua and encodes:
- a CDS encoding AtpZ/AtpI family protein, which produces MGMFLSPATRRLAGVGVELAGGALGFGAIGYLADRSIGWQTPWLAVAGVLLGFALGMYRLIRMANEISQRYDRSASGIRGRGDGQGSGSPTGSESPVDRTEAGGGDRRGEATHDGESGQGGQSGQARGPG
- a CDS encoding DUF4912 domain-containing protein, with amino-acid sequence MITTADLKAQTRRELADLAKNYGISGWHGMRKHELVTAIEKMQRSLRRSGNASKAKTESRSAKSMAPNRTKSTTTKVKSTSKKRRTGTQGRVAEMKPPRVSPKTARIRAQIRKRRESVQRNRDLSTGTLVGGAALKNGAQRTRGDEPHQDRVVLLVRDAFWLQASWEITRASVQRAQSALAERWHTAVPTLRLLTVGDVSSNRAESIERDIQIHGGVNTWYIDVDEPPSRFRVMVGYLADNGEFFSLCRSNIVETPKPGECERLDEHWSDIAEDYERIYSLSGGYDTDGGDLREMFEERLQRTMPQRGENGLTAEPTLLRENRLPFKVDAEMIVFGSTSPTASVMIGGNPVKLQADGSFTVRLKMPDKRQVLPVTAESRDGSRQRTTVIAVERNTKTMETVDFEDKI
- a CDS encoding endonuclease/exonuclease/phosphatase family protein; the protein is MGLLFNKKRRRRSKSRSLLGSLPLVRWIGPGLTGGGILATMLGAFTGQIDLPSLDKYRGESPPIEMRPISLRQLGEKSAETIRVATFNIQVFAEAKSNNRTVMQQIAGIVANFDVVAIQEVKSKGVALDRLMEILNQDVPRGGRPHYQAVMSQPLGRTNQKEHYAFVWDDRRIALVPDSQYVVQDGEPNSESDFLHREPMVASFQVRPLPNQTRQPFRFTMINMHTDPDEVRGDSRTNEMNVLDDVFNNIRSWEYSQHGEDDYMLVGDLNVDVPNLGEMGQIPGIASLAGGLTTNTARNKTYDHILIDRYTMQEFIPGRAGVVDFVNDLGITSEQAKAISDHLPVFAEFSAFEIPPPSPDQSTTNVALRGAAETSGGNRAANRLRR